TTATGGATTCTTCATTTCTCTTTCTTTTTCTTTCCCTTAGCACCTCAAGTCTGCCTTTATCATCTAAAAGAAGAAGTTCTCTTTCCAAATTCTTCTCTTCTTCCTCGTTGTTATCAACAACGATATCCATCAGTTTTCGGGCTGTACTCGGGCTCAAAACTTCAACGGTACCTGCTTCAAGTGTAGCTACGGGTAAATCAACACGGCTTGGAGATGGATTTTGCACCGGAGCTTGCAAAGAGTATAAAGATATTGGTGCGTCGCTTGCAGATTTAGTAAATGTACGTGATGCCAGTCCATCAATTTCATTATAAAAAGAAGGTGGCGCTTTGTCTCTTACAGCAGCAAGAGAAGACAATATTTCGTCTTTTTCCGCTTTGGAAAAAGGAGCTTCAATTCGTTTTTTTAAAGCCTCAATTGTTTCGCGAACTTCTAGGGTTATGTGTTCTTCCTTAGAAGCGATTATTTCAGAAGGCGAGCTGACAGATGGGTTTCTTAGGGCTGCAAAGTTACGGTTAAATATTAAATTTGCATAGCCTGTACGGCAGAGAATGCAAATAGGAGTGCCTATTTCTTTTCGTAGCTCTTTCCATCTGTATTTTGAAAGCGTAATACCGCACCCGTGCTCACAGTCGACAGTGTAGGGATCTTCAAATTTTTCACGAGACCATTCAACAACTCTTTGCTCTAAAGCAGTGAGAGTTTTTTTAAGATCGGGAACAGTTCTTTCTTGAGGTTGGCTAGGAGCTGTTCTCTCTATAGGCCCTTTAGCTGGAACTTGCATATTAAATACCTCTATTATTAAAATATTTAGACTTATAAATCTTGTACCCTTCATTTATTTGACTCAGGATTTCACGTATGAGCTCATAGGTTAAAAACTCACCGTATTGAGGGAGCAAGGAAAGCGGTTTTTTTACATTCGTTTCGAAATCTTTTGGAAACTTATAGGAGTTGATAAGGTTATCAAGAATACAAACTAGTTTATTACAATGAACTTGAACATTGCTAAGACCGGAGAAGTGTTCTTCTATTTGAGAGAAAACATCAACTTCGTGTAGAAGAATTTCAGGGAAGCTCTGCCTAACTCTTTCCCCAGGACCTTTAGACTTACAGGCTGCTTGATCATCAGCTATTTCCTTCCCTTTCTCTTTTTCCTTTCCTTTTCTGCTTTTTTTGTGCTGAGTCTCAATTTCTTTTTCTTTTCCGGAAAAAACATCTGCTTTTCTTTTGCTTCCGCAACTATCGGAGCTTTCTGATCTTTTTTCTGAATCTTCTTCTTCCTCGACGACCTTTCTTTTATAACTTGGGAATAATTGTTTTGACAGCTCTTGATATTCCTCAGCAGAAGTCGGGGATAATTCGAAAGCTTCTTGAAGAGCTGCAAAAGCTGCCGCCCGAATAGATTTTTGGGTTTGGCTCACTATACTGTGGGGTTGTAAGTTTTGAATAGCTTCTTGAGCTATTTCCATCTGATGCGCAGTATCTATTGGGCGTCTTTTAAAAAATTCTTCTAATCGATCTGCAACCGGTCTTTGAGATCCCGGCAAAGAGAGTTCTTCTGCTATTGGAGTGTTGTAAATAAGTCTTGTAAACACATTTTCGCAAACGACGCATTTGCTTCCTTTCTCTTGGAGCTTTTTCCAAGTGGATAAATCTAATGTAGAGCCGCAACCGCAATTTGACATATAGGGCGCTTTCAAAAGTTCTTTCGTAATAGGATCAATTAAAGCTGCGGATTGTTCAAGGCTTGTTCTTTCTTCTGATTTTGAAGTCGGAAAATAACCAAAGGCTTCTGTAAAGGCTCCGTTTACCACATGATAGCGAGAAGTCGGGCCGTTTGAACTTGTAAAGTGATCGTGTGAAGAAGTAAGCGATGGTTGAGTCCCCAGATAACTTGAAGTTTGTGCTTCCATAAAACTCTCTATTTTAATTCTGTTTAAAAAATATTATTATAAATTGTTGATTTTTTTCTTATTTAAAATTTAATATAAAATACTTTAGCTTATTTGGTAATTAAATAAAACCATTCATATTAAAGGATAGGTTAATTTTATTAATTAAAAAAAATTTTTTTTCATTTGTGAAAGAATATTTCAGGTATTTTTCTTTTCAAGGTCGTTAAAATTTTAAGGGCGTTAGCTGGGCTGTCTGATTGAAGCTCCTTTAAAACTTCTTCAACTGTAGAGGGAGCTTGAAAGAAAAGACCGGTAGCTGTTGAAAAATTTTCTTTTAGATAGTTATCTTCAGTCAACTTTTTAATATAAAAGGCAATAAGTTCTTCTTTTTTTAAACGGGCTTTTTGAAAAGCTTTGACTTGCTGATGTGCTCTTTTTTGATATTTTGAATCCTTACTTGCAGCTTCGTCAAATTCAGAGGAGTCAATCGAGGACAATGCTACCTTTTTTAGCTCTTTTTCACCTGGGGTTGAATCTTTTTTAAGAGATTCTCTTGGAGAATCATTTCTTGGTGAAGGTTCGTCTTTCTGAAATTCGTTTCTTGAGGAAAGTTCTCTCTCTCTCGAAAATTTCATTTCATCAACCAAGCTTGCTTTTCGTGACCTCTCTGCTTGCATTTTTGTGTGATTGTTAAGCTCCGCTTTTAATTTTTTTGCTATTCCTAGGTGATGAGAGATATTTGAGAAAGTTCTCGGCCCTTCCAGAAAAAATAATCGCTCCTTATTTTTTTCCCTAAAATTAGCGGTAAAAGCAGTGTCTTCTACAAGTTCTTTAAGAGCCTCTTGAAGAGTTGACGAAAGATCTAGATTACAGGCTTCGATTTTTTTATTGGAATAAATAAAAGAAAGGTCATTTAAACAGGCGAGGGCGCTTTCTAGCCCTTTATTTATATCTTCGTTCTCGGAATTTAACTTAAGCGATCCTTTATTTTTTACAAGACCAAAAGCAAAATCCCTTAATTCCAAACCTGCAAGTAAAAAAGAGTTGTTTCTAAGAAATAAAGCAGCCTCAATTAGAGCAAGGATTCGTTTATTTAGCTGATGTAAGGCTACCATTTTCTTATCGCCATCCATGAATTCTTTAACCCTTTCTTTTAGAGTTTGAGTTTCTAAAAGAATCAGAAAGTCGCTCTCTTCTTTGCCTTTTTTTATTAACTCAGCAGTTTCCGCTTTAAGAAATCCAAACTCAAAAGATGAATATTCTTTCCAGTACCTTAAAACAGGATCGATTTCATCGATAAAAACATAATTTTCAAGAGCTCTATCAAAGGCGCGCTTTCCTTCGTCTGTTGGATAGAAGACAGGCGAAATTTGATGAAGTGAGAGATCATATTTAAAAGCCTCGATCTGCATAAAAGCATTAACTGTCTGAAATTGTAATTCCCAAAAACTGTTAAAAATAGACTTTTGTATTTTTTTGGCTCTAGCTAAGCGCGTCTCTTGATTATTGACAACATTGACTGTGAATTTATTTCTTATGAAGTTATCGTGCAGTTCTGTTGCAAATTCAAGGTATTTATCTTTTCCTTCGATCACAAAGGCGTTAATCAAAGCCTCAATCCTCAAGTTTTGTTGGTAAAGCCCATTTTTTCTCGCTTCCGGATTTTTAAAGTCTTTTTTTAATCTTTTCCGAAATTCTTTTTTCTCTAAAAGCAGGTCGAAATTAAAAGTCGTTAGTTCACTGAAGGATTCATGCACACGAGGGGTTAAGTAGCCCATTAGGTCCGAGGAGCCCATAAAGTACCTATTTATAAATGATTGTATTTATACCAAAGTTGCAACTTGGGTTTTAATTCAGCTTTTCTTTTTGTCCTAATAAAAAGAGTAAAGCGCTCGAGCCCGTCCATTGAATGAGTGTATAAAATAGAAGTGGAAATAGTAAAAAAGATTGCTCCGATGATGACAAGAAAAATGATTCGGCGAGAGGGATTCCAAGAACCGCTGTTTTTTGAGTTAATATGAAGATGGAAGCAATTTTACGTTTCCTCGAAAAGGCCATAAAACGGCTTAGAATAAAAGATAGGGCTAAAAAAAGCAGATAAAGAATAAAAGTCTCTAATAAAAGAATGGGATAAGAAATTTTTGCAGATAAAAAGTCGTTATCTATTTGGAAAAAGCTCTCAGACAGGCTTAAGTAAACGATAGCTAGGAGCAAAAAACGCTGAAAATATTTTAGAAAAAGTTTAATTGCATCTCCCGGGTTCAATTTTCTTAAAGCTAAACCAAGAGAAAAAGGAAGGAGCGCTATTAAAAATAAATTTAAAGCAAGAAGGCCTGTATCAAAACTCTCTCTATGCCAGTTAGGGATAAAATAGCCTGTGATCAGGGGAACGATAAATAAGCCCAAAGTGTTTCCGATAATGGAATTAATTAACGTGAATGTGGAATCGCCCTCAGCAATCTTTGTAAAAATGGAAGCTGAGGCTACAGTTGTCGGCAATGAAGACAAAAGAACAATGCCGGCAAGGATCAAAGGCGATAAGTAAAAATTTTTAAAGAAAAGCTCATGCAGCAATAATCCTATTAGAACGGAGATTAAAAAAGTTGCCGCTTGAATGAGGAGGCAATCTCTTAAATAAAAGAACTCAAACCATTTTTCTTTTTTTATCTCTATTCCGTTGATAAAAAAAATCAAAGCGGCAAGAAATGAAGTTGCTTTTTCCGGATGTAAAAGAGAGCCTTTAGAGCCTATTGAGGGGAATGAAAAAGCCAAAATGAAGAGGAAGACGGCGCATGCTAAAAAAACGATATCCTGCTTTCGCATAATTTTCCTTCAATAGAATAAATGTTCTTCAACTCTTTTAAGCTTGTCAATAAACCATGAAGCGGCTAATATCACAGCTTCTTTTTAAGAAACGGGGTATTAGCTCAGTTGGTTAGAGCGCCACGTTGACATCGTGGAGGTCAGCTGTTCGAGTCAGCTATATCCCAACCCTTCTTTAAGGATAACAAAATCTTAGAGGGGTATACGCCAAATAGCGAATACCCCTTATTGTTTTTAGTTTCAATAGACACTTATGAAAAAGCCGTCAATAATCCAAGCCAGCGCAAAAATTCTTCTTGCTTTGGCGGTAAAAGAAATTTTTCCAAAAGTTCGCCTGGCTGGCGGAGGAAGTAATTCCTTCGAATTCTATTATGATTTTATTAACCTTTCAGAAACCTTAGATGCAAAAGCTCTTGAATTTATAGAAGATCGGCTAAATCGGCTTCTTAATGAAAAAATTTCTTTTTCCACCCATGAAATGGTGTTTGAGAACGCAAAAAAAATGTTTTTGCAAGAAAAGTTCATGGAAAGAGTCGCTCAATTAGAGCGTTGTCCAGGAGGGTTAATCCCGCTTGTCCGTGTTAAAAATTTTTGGGATGTTCTGGATCACCCGGTCTTGGATCACTCCGGTGAAATAAAAGCCATTAAGCTATTGGGGTTTAAAAATGAAACTATTTGGCTGCCGGAGGGTAAGAAAACCCCTGTCATAAGAATCCTTGGGCTTGCAGCAGAAACACGCGATGAGCTCAAAAAAAAGGTTAAAGAAAGGTCTTTGCATTTAGAAAAGCAAAACTTTGCTAAAGCACTCAAGCTAGGTCTCGTAGGAGAAGTAGAGAAGGCGCCCCCGGGTGTGTTCCTCTTCAAAAGTGAAGGGGTTGAGGTTGTCGATCGTCTAAAAAATTATTTAAAAAAAGCTTCAGAGGGTAGGGGACTCCCGTTTTTAGACTTGGAGCTTGTTAGAAATTGGAAGGGAAATTTAAAAGAATCACTTGCTCCCCTGGATTTGCTTTCTTTATTAGGGCCGATTGAAGGGCCGAATGGGACTTCTTCTTTTTTTGAAATTAAGAGAGTGGGGGAACATCCGCCCAGGTTTTTAAAAAATAGCCTTTATCAGCCCCTTTTTTCCTATAGAGATGAGAGTTATATCTTTTGTTCTAAAGAAAAGCTTCAGGCAGAACTTAATTCATCCTTGCAATTCATCCAAGAAAACGTTAATATATCTGGAACTGAGAGTAAGTGGCAGTTTGTCCGAGCTCGATCGGGCAAACAAAGAATCAGTTTAAGCGAAAAATTACTGGAAACTGCCCTAGTAAGGTCCCAGGTGGAATGGGAAGAAGTTACTTCCGAGACAGCCGAAACTTCGAAAATAATTCTTAATTATAAAGATGTTTTCGGAGACCTTTGGGAAGGCCCTTTTATTGAAGTGCTGACTCAATTGGGAAATAGCAAAGGAGACTCTCCAAGAGAATCATCGGTTTCGTTAATACGTTATTCCTTGCTGGGCTCCCTAGAGCGGTTCTTAGCTTTTTGGCTTGAACGCCATGGTTCGCTCCCTTTAGCGCTAATGCCCTGGCATGGACGCATTGAGTTCCATAAAAAAGAATTTCTTCCAATAGCGGAAAAAATTAAAATGGAAGCTATTCGGGAAGGGGTTCGGCTTTATATTGACCGCTCGGAAGATCTTACTAAAAAGGTAAACTCTAAGTTAGAGATGCCTTTTAACGTTTTAATAAGCGGACAAGATAAAGACCAGATTACGCTTCAAGCAAAAGGTTTTTCTGAGGAAAAACTTGAAGTAAGGGAAATAATAGAGCGCATCGCCGAAGCACTACGAATAGAATCTGTCCCGACCTTTTTGCGGGACCAACGGAGATACAATAAGGATTGAGAAGCAATAGAGAAATCCGCGCGCACAAAGTGCGGTTAATCAACGAAGAGGGCGAACAAGTCGGAATTGTTTCATTTCAAGAAGCGCTTACGAAGGCTGAAGAAGCCGGATTAGACCTTGTTGAAATCGTCCCAACGGCAACGCCTCCAATATGTAAGATCATTAATTTCGGTAAATTCCGATATGATCAGACAAAAAGGGAAAAAGAAAGTAAAAAAGCGCAGCATCAAATTAAGGTTAAGGAAGTTAAACTTAAGCCGAATATAGATGAACATGACCTTCAAACCAAATTAAGGCAAGCGCGAGAGTTTTTAGATAAAGGCAACAAAGTAAAAATAACGTTGTCCTTTAGAGGTAGGGAAATGGCACATCCTGAAATCGGAGAAAATCTGATGAATCGGGTATGTGAAGAGCTAGCAGAGGCGGCAATAGCTGAGTCCGAACCGAAAAGAATGGGAAGGATTCTAATTGTTGTGTTAGCTCCTAAGCCAAAGAAGAAATAAAGGTGTTTTAGCCAATTTCTTATAGTGTGGAAGCTCTTTAAAGCTCGAAAATATAAGAACATTCAAACACATAAGACGCTATTCAGGAGAATCAGCAGTGCCTAAAATGAAGACTAGAAAGGCCGTTGCGGCCAGGTTCAGGGTAACCGGAACCGGAAAGTTAAAAAGACAACGCCCAGGCAAGCGCCACATACTGACAAAAAAAACGTCAAAGCGCAAAAGACAGTTGAGACAGCCAGCTTTAGTCTCTGAAGCTCAGCTCAAAACTTATAAGCGTGCAATGGGTGTTTAAACAGTAAGAATCATGGAGGAACCCGATGGTTAGAGTGACAAATGCTGTCGCAGCAAATCGTCGACGTAAACGCATTCTAAAAAGAGCTAAGGGTTTTTGGGGAGACCGTAAAAACCACCTTCGCATTACCAAAGAAGCTGTAATGCGAGCAATGGCTTATAATTATGCTCACAGAAAACTACGTAAAAGAGATTTTCGAAAACTCTGGATTACACGTATTTCAGTTGCAGCTAAGATTAATGGTGTTTCTTATAGCAAACTTATCCACGGCTTGAAAAAAGCAGGATGTGATTTGAATAGGAAAATTTTGGCCGATATGGCAATCAGAGATCCTGAAGCCTTTGCAGTAATTGCAACAAAAGCAAAAGCCGCTTTGGTTTAGAATGAAAAGTTGAGGCGGAGCTAAGGCTCCGCTTTTATATCGCCTAAATAACACAATAAAATTCTTCTCGGAATTATTATTCTTTCATTTTTCCATTTTTTACGCTTTGGAGTGACTCTTGCAGACGCACATTGAAACCATCCAAAAAGAATTCGAAGAAGATTTTAAAAACTGCTTCTCTTCAGCGACCCTTGAATCCCTTAAAATAAAATACCTTGGCAAAAAAGGCCCTATCCAAGACTTGATGAAAGGTCTTAAAGAAGCAAGCGGGGAAGATCGTCCCAAGCTTGGCAAATCGATTAATGACTTAAAAGTGTCTATTGAAGCAAAGCTTACCGAACTTGGCCGCTCTTTAATTGCAAGAGAAGAGCAGCAAAAGCTCTTAGCTGAAAAAATTGATGAAACGCTTCCCGGAAAAAAACGCTTTCAAGGGCGTAAACACCCGGTAAACGGCACTCTTGATGAAATCATCAATATCCTTATCGCCATGGGGTTTACAGTCGAACAAGGCCCGGATATTGATACCGATTACTATAATTTCGAAGTTTTAAATTTTCCTCCTGAGCATCCTGCTCGGGATATGCAAGATACGTTTTACATAAACAAGGAAGTGTTGCTTAGAACGCATACAAGCAACATTCAAGCGCGTGTGATGGAGTCTCAAAAGCCGCCCATCCGAATTATTGCGCCGGGCAAGTGTTTCCGTAATGAAGCAGTCACTTCAAGATCTCATGTGTTCTTCCATCAAGTGGAAGCGGTTTACATCGATAAAAATGTCTCTTTTTCTGATTTGATGGGAACTTTGACAGACTTCATGCAAAAGCTTTTTTATAAAGACATTAAAGTCCGTTTTTGGCCCAATTATTTCCCTTTTGTTGAGCCTGGGCTGCAAGTTGACATCCACTGCTTGAACTGCAAAGGTTCGGGCTGTACTCTTTGCAAGCATACGGGTTGGCTTGAAGTGGCAGGCGCCGGCATGATTCACCCCGAAGTTTTAAAAAATGGCGGTATTGATCCCGAGGAATACAGCGGCTTTGCATGGGGCCTTGGAATTGAAAGACTTGTGATGCTTAAAAACGGAATCAAAGACATTCGATTATTTACAGAAAACGACATTCGTTTTTTAAATCAGTTCTCGGCCATTTAATGCATAGATGGACAGTGACAAAAGAGGAAGCCGGCCTTTCTCTTCAGCAATTCTTGCAAAAGCACCTAAAGGGCCTTTTTTCGTTAAAGGAAATTAAATCAGGGCTGATGGGCTTAGCCTGCAAGCGGAATAAAAAAGTTGAGCGATTCGGCAGCGTTAAAGTCAATCAAGATGATCTTGTAGAATGGCTTGAAAAAGAAAAGAGCGAAAAGCAGAAAGCTATCTCTTTTGAAAAAGAGAGAATCCTCTTTGAGGATGACTTCTTTTTAGCCTATGACA
This DNA window, taken from Criblamydia sequanensis CRIB-18, encodes the following:
- the rplT gene encoding 50S ribosomal protein L20, yielding MVRVTNAVAANRRRKRILKRAKGFWGDRKNHLRITKEAVMRAMAYNYAHRKLRKRDFRKLWITRISVAAKINGVSYSKLIHGLKKAGCDLNRKILADMAIRDPEAFAVIATKAKAALV
- the infC gene encoding translation initiation factor IF-3 → MRSNREIRAHKVRLINEEGEQVGIVSFQEALTKAEEAGLDLVEIVPTATPPICKIINFGKFRYDQTKREKESKKAQHQIKVKEVKLKPNIDEHDLQTKLRQAREFLDKGNKVKITLSFRGREMAHPEIGENLMNRVCEELAEAAIAESEPKRMGRILIVVLAPKPKKK
- the rpmI gene encoding 50S ribosomal protein L35; the encoded protein is MPKMKTRKAVAARFRVTGTGKLKRQRPGKRHILTKKTSKRKRQLRQPALVSEAQLKTYKRAMGV
- the pheS gene encoding phenylalanine--tRNA ligase subunit alpha — protein: MQTHIETIQKEFEEDFKNCFSSATLESLKIKYLGKKGPIQDLMKGLKEASGEDRPKLGKSINDLKVSIEAKLTELGRSLIAREEQQKLLAEKIDETLPGKKRFQGRKHPVNGTLDEIINILIAMGFTVEQGPDIDTDYYNFEVLNFPPEHPARDMQDTFYINKEVLLRTHTSNIQARVMESQKPPIRIIAPGKCFRNEAVTSRSHVFFHQVEAVYIDKNVSFSDLMGTLTDFMQKLFYKDIKVRFWPNYFPFVEPGLQVDIHCLNCKGSGCTLCKHTGWLEVAGAGMIHPEVLKNGGIDPEEYSGFAWGLGIERLVMLKNGIKDIRLFTENDIRFLNQFSAI
- a CDS encoding bile acid:sodium symporter, which produces MRKQDIVFLACAVFLFILAFSFPSIGSKGSLLHPEKATSFLAALIFFINGIEIKKEKWFEFFYLRDCLLIQAATFLISVLIGLLLHELFFKNFYLSPLILAGIVLLSSLPTTVASASIFTKIAEGDSTFTLINSIIGNTLGLFIVPLITGYFIPNWHRESFDTGLLALNLFLIALLPFSLGLALRKLNPGDAIKLFLKYFQRFLLLAIVYLSLSESFFQIDNDFLSAKISYPILLLETFILYLLFLALSFILSRFMAFSRKRKIASIFILTQKTAVLGIPLAESFFLSSSEQSFLLFPLLFYTLIQWTGSSALLFLLGQKEKLN